From Leguminivora glycinivorella isolate SPB_JAAS2020 chromosome 24, LegGlyc_1.1, whole genome shotgun sequence, a single genomic window includes:
- the LOC125238551 gene encoding chorion class B protein M2410-like, with product MYTRVTTIVCAFAVLTPITAQYYDYSEPPIVAFTKTLVNPEGCPISITCTCPIAPSGLSLTSDLGMQGELDVTGSMPFLTAVQMQGTLPSTGRATVEYGCGNTVSITQETGNPCGPNAKFAGGLTNADLALVRC from the exons atgtatacTCGTGTCACAACAATTGTCTGTGCCTTTGCAGTTTTAACC CCAATCACCGCCCAGTATTATGACTACTCCGAACCCCCCATCGTGGCCTTCACAAAAACGCTAGTCAACCCAGAAGGTTGCCCCATATCCATCACTTGCACCTGCCCCATCGCACCATCCGGACTTTCCCTGACATCTGACTTAGGTATGCAGGGCGAGTTAGACGTTACCGGCTCCATGCCGTTCCTAACCGCCGTGCAGATGCAAGGGACCCTACCATCGACAGGGCGAGCTACTGTTGAGTATGGGTGTGGGAATACAGTATCTATAACACAGGAGACGGGTAACCCTTGCGGGCCAAATGCGAAGTTCGCGGGCGGGTTGACTAATGCTGATCTTGCTTTAGTCAGatgctaa
- the LOC125238633 gene encoding acyl-CoA Delta(11) desaturase-like, producing the protein MRPKAEDESSLNNVACERLVAPQASPITFELSYINIAMFAYFHTAGAYGIYLAFTETKWATILWAIILHEAGILGTTAGSHRLWAHRTYKAKLPLQIILMLLQCFACQYSAFHWARDHRLHHKFSDTDGDPHNATRGFFFSHIGWLLVKKHPEAKKRMRIIDMSDLKKNKVLMFQKKYSTPFIGTICFVLPTLVPMYFWSETFASAWHLNILRVITSLHFTFLVNSAAHAFGNKPYDKNITPSQVISVSLATLGEGYHNFHHVFPWDYRAAELGNNAINFTTLFIDFFAWLGWAYELKSVGNDVIARRVERTGDGTNLWGWGDKNMPKEHEEIAKVSSKGR; encoded by the exons ATGAGACCAAAAGCAGAGGACGAGAGTAGTCTAAATAACGTGGCCTGCGAACGGCTGGTCGCGCCTCAGGCCTCGCCGATAACATTCGAGTTATCATACATCAATATCGCCATGTTCGCGTATTTTCACACGGCTGGGGCTTACGGAATATATCTGGCGTTCACTGAAACTAAATGGGCAACAATTTTATGGG CGATCATTCTCCACGAAGCAGGCATATTAGGGACCACAGCAGGATCCCATCGTCTCTGGGCCCACAGAACCTACAAGGCCAAACTCCCCCTGCAAATCATCCTGATGCTGCTCCAATGCTTTGCCTGCCAGTACTCAGCATTCCACTGGGCCAGAGATCATAGACTACATCACAAGTTCAGTGACACGGATGGGGACCCCCATAATGCTACTAGAGGATTCTTCTTCTCCCATATTGGGTGGTTGCTAGTCAAGAAGCATCCAGAAGCTAAGAAGAGGATGAGGATAATTGATATGTCGGATCTTAAGAAGAATAAGGTGCTGATGTTTCAGAAAAA ATATTCAACCCCGTTCATCGGAACCATCTGCTTCGTCTTGCCAACCCTCGTTCCCATGTACTTCTGGAGTGAAACCTTCGCCTCAGCCTGGCATCTCAACATCCTGCGCGTCATTACCTCCCTCCACTTCACCTTCCTAGTCAACAGCGCCGCGCACGCCTTCGGCAACAAACCTTATGACAAAAACATCACTCCTTCACAGGTCATATCTGTATCTTTAGCAACTTTAGGAGAAGGATACCATAACTTTCATCACGTCTTCCCTTGGGACTACAGAGCGGCAGAACTAGGGAACAATGCTATAAACTTCACTACGCTTTTCATAGATTTTTTCGCCTGGCTTGGGTGGGCGTATGAATTGAAAAGTGTTGGAAATGATGTGATAGCCAGGAGGGTGGAGAGGACTGGAGATGGGACTAATCTTTGGGGGTGGGGGGACAAGAATATGCCAAAAGAACATGAAGAGATCGCTAAAGTGTCAAGTAAAGGTCGATGA
- the LOC125238634 gene encoding uncharacterized protein LOC125238634 gives MEKLHYKPAAAAKIVKTCCVLDNIANKANCELPPLNRHEEQEQQQEQRLAAEFDARQQNADIYLAMAPDRCWLNKELQLGRAARQALVRQLANYECGAPCYY, from the exons ATGGAGAAACTGCACTACAAGCCAGCAGCGGCAGCTAAGATCGTTAAAACGTGTTGTGTGCTTGACAATATAGCTAACAAAGCGAATTGTGAACTGCCTCCGCTGAACCGACACGAAGAACAGGAGCAGCAGCAGGAGCAGAGATTAGCGGCGGAGTTTGACGCCCGTCAGCAGAATgctgatatttatttggcaatggCTCCTGACAGGTGTTGGCTAAACAAAGAGCTGCAGCTGGGTCGCGCTGCTCGTCAAGCGCTTGTCCGGCAGTTAGCAAATTAT GAATGCGGAGCACCTTGCTACTACTAA
- the LOC125238549 gene encoding chorion class CA protein ERA.1-like, whose product MSPFIVFALFVQACLIQSALSQNCGFPQLPYSGIGGLNSASASAPAPPAPLAPSAQYGGAGTGQVGVSGDIDASGQTVVVGSVPVLGTVDFSGTVPATGSVSISGQCGCGCSQ is encoded by the exons ATGTCTCCCTTCATCGTTTTTGCTCTATTCGTTCAGGCTTGCTTGATCcag tcCGCGCTCAGTCAAAACTGCGGTTTCCCTCAACTTCCCTATTCCGGGATCGGCGGGCTGAACAGCGCGAGTGCGAGCGCGccggcgccgcccgcgccgctcgCGCCGAGCGCGCAGTACGGCGGCGCGGGCACCGGGCAGGTCGGCGTGTCTGGCGACATCGACGCGAGCGGCCAGACCGTCGTCGTCGGCTCCGTGCCCGTGCTCGGCACGGTCGACTTCAGCGGCACCGTGCCCGCAACAGGATCCGTGTCCATCTCCGGACAATGCGGATGCGGATGCAGTCAATAA
- the LOC125238912 gene encoding chorion class B protein PC401-like, with the protein MSYTVITLCVSTFLIQCISAQNCGCITSSNNGGILSVNSVGPIAPSGLSLGSELKLIGELGLSGALPFLSAVAFEGTYPTSGSASVAYGCGDTVAITQERGNPSGNNANINGEPYVRACACRRN; encoded by the exons ATGAGTTACACAGTCATAACTCTATGCGTTTCTACTTTCCTAATACAG TGCATCTCCGCCCAAAATTGCGGCTGCATCACATCTTCCAACAACGGCGGCATTCTAAGCGTGAACAGCGTCGGTCCCATCGCGCCTTCCGGTCTCTCGCTCGGTTCAGAACTCAAACTAATTGGTGAACTAGGCCTCTCTGGTGCCCTGCCGTTCCTGAGCGCCGTGGCGTTCGAAGGAACGTACCCGACTAGCGGGTCGGCGTCGGTGGCGTACGGCTGCGGGGACACAGTGGCCATCACGCAGGAGCGCGGCAACCCGAGCGGGAACAACGCCAACATCAACGGCGAGCCGTATGTTAGGGCGTGTGCTTGTCGAAGGAATTAA